The following are from one region of the Lepeophtheirus salmonis chromosome 8, UVic_Lsal_1.4, whole genome shotgun sequence genome:
- the LOC121122401 gene encoding 5'-nucleotidase isoform X2 encodes MHRIYIICDYIIKIVISIGTIWYTLFKWPIVANLTNGIGFTASSLGNHEFDDGVWDLESFAKSVDYPLLACNLNFTDERSLGLEILPSTIVQLGGGQKVGIIGYVTPETKEIASTGNVIFKEEIHALRAEVFRLRTELDVNIIIALGHSGFEKDLEIAREVEGISVVVGGHTNTLLWNGPKKSYEKNLVRGKYPTVVRNSITGNPVLILQTNGYGLYLGKIDINFDDDFVPSNWTNSNPIPITQGLESDKDLDIIIEAYKRKLETKMKKVVGKTLHLMDGGRPKCRLEECSFGNLLADAMRSELKVPIAVINSGGIKGSFDPNENEGDITLEDIFRAMPWSNTIDVITVPGSTIIMMMEHSVSQYNDIDPSGRFLQVSGLQVNYDVSQSLGRRVVSIFTNDGIPLEPFVHYQIAINSFMAQGGDGYVMIPDTLIYHKNTGFLDKDLFVSYIKTHSPLSLPIPGRLKFIKDSQVHSSSDTLYHAFMFSTSPVLTGALMTIWNLYS; translated from the exons ATGCATAGGATTTACATCATTTGTGATTACATCATAAAAATTGTCATCAGTATA GGAACAATTTGGTATACTTTATTCAAATGGCCCATAGTTGCTAATTTAACAAACGGCATAGGTTTTACAGCATCATCCCTAGGAAATCATGAATTTGATGACGGAGTATGGGATCTTGAAAGTTTTGCCAAATCCGTGGATTATCCACTCTTGGCTTGTAATTTGAACTTCACTGATGAACGCTCTCTTGGTCTTGAAATCCTTCCAAGCACAATTGTTCAATTAGGTGGTGGACAAAAGGTTGGTATCATAGGGTATGTTACTCCAGAAACGAAGGAAATTGCCAGCACTggtaatgttatatttaaagaagaaatacatGCTCTTCGTGCTGAAGTCTTTAGGTTAAGGACGGAGCTTGacgtaaatataattatagcatTGGGACATTCTGGGTTTGAAAAGGACCTGGAAATCGCTCGTGAG gtTGAAGGCATATCTGTAGTAGTTGGTGGTCATACAAATACTCTTCTATGGAATGGACCTAAGAAATCGTACGAAAAAAATTTAGTCAGAGGAAAATACCCTACAGTGGTAAGGAACTCCATAACAGGGAATCCTGTACTCATTCTACAAACAAACGGTTATGGGctatatttaggaaaaattgaTATCAATTTTGATGATGATTTTGTTCCATCAAATTGGACTAACTCTAATCCAATCCCAATCACTCAGGGTTTAGAGAGTGACAAAGATTTGGACATAATCATTGAAGCGTATAAGCGTAAATTAGaaactaaaatgaaaaaagtagtcGGAAAAACGCTGCATTTAATGGATGGAGGACGACCAAAGTGTAGACTTGAGGAATGttcttttggaaatttattaGCAGATGCAATGAGATCCGAACTAAAGGTACCTATTGCTGTTATAAACAGTGGAGGCATAAAAGGATCGTTTGATCCTAATGAAAATGAAG gaGATATTACTCTTGAAGATATTTTCCGAGCAATGCCTTGGTCCAATACCATTGACGTTATAACTGTTCCTGGATCCACAATTATAATGATGATGGAACATTCTGTATCGCAATACAATGATATTGATCCTTCTGGGAGATTTCTTCAAGTCTCTGGTCTTCAAGTTAATTACGATGTATCCCAATCCTTAGGGAGGAGAGTTGTTAGTATTTTCACAAACGATGGAATTCCTCTAGAGCCATTTGTGCATTATCAAATTGCCATAAATAGTTTCATGGCTCAAGGAGGTGATGGATATGTCATGATACCAGATACTCTCATATATCATAAAAACACTGGCTTTTTAGACAAGGACCTTTTCGTTTCCTATATTAAAACACATTCACCCTTAAGTCTCCCGATTCCGGGgcgattaaaatttataaaagactCTCAAGTACATTCCAGTTCCGATACTCTGTACCACGCATTCATGTTCTCCACATCACCTGTCTTGACTGGAGCCTTAATGACTATTTGGAATCTTTATTCATAG
- the LOC121122402 gene encoding short-chain dehydrogenase/reductase family 16C member 6 isoform X2 — protein sequence MYSYPKSLFGEVALVTGAGGGLGRELSLQLTDLGVKVICVDINKVSVEETCRITQKKGSLGSRAFVCDVSVPKEVGDLVKKISLLEDELGPITMLFNNAGIAHCKPFLKHTNEEIQSLFQVNVISHMYLIKEYLPKFLGANKGHLVSIGSIAGSIGTANLVPYCSTKYAIRGLTESLFMELREMYPNTSVKMTTAHPYTISTSLIPKPKNRFNSLFPIMNACDVASNVIGAVRRDEEVISMPPFASLASSFYKCFPRQVQLAILDLLECGVYESG from the exons atgTACTCATAT CCCAAGAGTTTATTTGGTGAGGTTGCATTGGTTACTGGAGCCGGAGGTGGACTTGGTAGAGAATTGTCTTTACAATTGACGGATTTAGGTGTTAAAGTTATCTGTGTTGATATAAATAAAGTGTCAGTTGAAGAAACGTGTCGAATTACTCAAAAGAAAGGTTCTCTCGGAAGTCGTGCATTTGTTTGTGATGTTTCAGTTCCAAAAGAAGTTGGTGatcttgtcaaaaaaattag cCTACTGGAAGATGAGCTTGGTCCTATTACGATGCTTTTCAATAATGCGGGTATAGCTCATTGTAAACCCTTTTTGAAGCATACCAATGAAGAAATTCAATCATTGTTTCAAGTCAATGTAATATCTCACATGTATCTCATTAAGGAATATCTGCCCAAGTTTCTTGGCGCAAATAAGGGGCACTTAGTATCAATTGGGTCTATTGCTGGATCTATCGGAACAGCGAATTTAGTTCCATATTGTTCAACCAAGTATGCTATTCGAGGATTAACAGAGTCTTTGTTTATGGAACTTAGAGAAATGTATCCGAATACTTCGGTTAAAATGACAACTGCTCATCCTTACACCATATCCACAAGTCTTATACCAAAGCCCAAAAATAGATTTAACTCACTGTTTCCCATTATGAATGCATGTGACGTTGCTAGCAACGTTATTGGAGCAGTTAGAAGGGATGAAGAAGTCATATCGATGCCACCTTTCGCTTCATTGGCCTCGTcgttttataaatgttttcctAGACAGGTTCAATTAGCTATATTAGACTTATTAGAATGTGGAGTATATGAATCAGGTTGA
- the LOC121122402 gene encoding short-chain dehydrogenase/reductase family 16C member 6 isoform X1 yields MTHGESYRSYPCSALFDISKCFYRVLKGFLLFFLNYVMPPKPKSLFGEVALVTGAGGGLGRELSLQLTDLGVKVICVDINKVSVEETCRITQKKGSLGSRAFVCDVSVPKEVGDLVKKISLLEDELGPITMLFNNAGIAHCKPFLKHTNEEIQSLFQVNVISHMYLIKEYLPKFLGANKGHLVSIGSIAGSIGTANLVPYCSTKYAIRGLTESLFMELREMYPNTSVKMTTAHPYTISTSLIPKPKNRFNSLFPIMNACDVASNVIGAVRRDEEVISMPPFASLASSFYKCFPRQVQLAILDLLECGVYESG; encoded by the exons ATGACACATGGAGAATCCTATAGAAGTTATCCTTGCTCAGCTCTATTTGATATCTCGAAGTGCTTTTATCGTGTTTTAAAAGGATTCCTTctgtttttcttaaattatgttATGCCTCCTAAGCCCAAGAGTTTATTTGGTGAGGTTGCATTGGTTACTGGAGCCGGAGGTGGACTTGGTAGAGAATTGTCTTTACAATTGACGGATTTAGGTGTTAAAGTTATCTGTGTTGATATAAATAAAGTGTCAGTTGAAGAAACGTGTCGAATTACTCAAAAGAAAGGTTCTCTCGGAAGTCGTGCATTTGTTTGTGATGTTTCAGTTCCAAAAGAAGTTGGTGatcttgtcaaaaaaattag cCTACTGGAAGATGAGCTTGGTCCTATTACGATGCTTTTCAATAATGCGGGTATAGCTCATTGTAAACCCTTTTTGAAGCATACCAATGAAGAAATTCAATCATTGTTTCAAGTCAATGTAATATCTCACATGTATCTCATTAAGGAATATCTGCCCAAGTTTCTTGGCGCAAATAAGGGGCACTTAGTATCAATTGGGTCTATTGCTGGATCTATCGGAACAGCGAATTTAGTTCCATATTGTTCAACCAAGTATGCTATTCGAGGATTAACAGAGTCTTTGTTTATGGAACTTAGAGAAATGTATCCGAATACTTCGGTTAAAATGACAACTGCTCATCCTTACACCATATCCACAAGTCTTATACCAAAGCCCAAAAATAGATTTAACTCACTGTTTCCCATTATGAATGCATGTGACGTTGCTAGCAACGTTATTGGAGCAGTTAGAAGGGATGAAGAAGTCATATCGATGCCACCTTTCGCTTCATTGGCCTCGTcgttttataaatgttttcctAGACAGGTTCAATTAGCTATATTAGACTTATTAGAATGTGGAGTATATGAATCAGGTTGA